From the genome of Primulina huaijiensis isolate GDHJ02 chromosome 11, ASM1229523v2, whole genome shotgun sequence:
cattaataaatatatcaaagGGCAGGAATTCGCTTCAAAGAAAGAGGGggaaataatatatgttttatgaaatgatcAGCGGTCTCATTTATGCTATGCCCTGCATCGTGTTCCTGTGTGTTTATTGAGCTTTCTTCACTTCAGCGCCATGCGCTTTGCTTCGCTTTATAGAAGAGAGAGACCCTTTGAGAGTGAAAGGGCAAGCAATAGAAAGGATAGTCCCTCGCGCGAACTACAACTACTAGAAAATGGTGAGATCATTAGTGAAAGAAGGACCAACGACGATCCTATCCTAAAGGAGAAGGAGGAGTAGGAGGAGtcagttttctttgaagatCGAGGAAGAAATCGGACAATTATGCCATTCGGAAGAAGTATTCTACAGAAGAAAAGCCTGTTACGAGTAAGTGGAGAAGAAAGATCTCCAGAGATTCTTATCTCATTCCATTCCAGTGGCTCAACCAGTAACCAATGGCGAAAACTCAAAAATCCATGGTTTCCCGGTAGAACCCTATTTCGCCCAAGTTGTTTCGGAACCGGAAAAAAGAAGCGGTTTTTCGCACAGCTTGCTCATAGTGCAGGTCCCACTTGTATATTGTATTTGGCCGAAGAAGCATCAGACAGGTTGGAGTTCTTACCTTCTTGGGACTCCATGTACCAAGATCTTCTTCTATTATATGGTCAATACCGATCCACTTTAGTAGATCATATAGATGTAGAAAAAGCTTCACATTTTGATGAATTGGAAACTTCTCTTTTCCATTTCTATTTACCCAGTTCATATCTTTCTTTCGTGTGTTCCCGGGAGGAATTCGATCTCTTCAATCTCGGAATATATACCACCTAAATAACTGTGGCCAGAGAGTAAAATAGGTCGGGAAGAAAGAGTCTGAGGTCGGGTTGGACGACATACATCTTGGTTGGTCCCACCATCGAGATGGGACATAGTTATAATCTTTCTTCTAAaagatttatattataaatataatataaataagaattttaaaatagctGCAATGCAAGACCTGGTGAAAAAACCCGAAAgcccttattttttatttttgttcctCCCAGATACATGGCTTACATACCTGGCTCAACATTCTTGGAAAACAATCGAATAGAGGGTCCGGAGGAGAATTGGCCATTCAATCTTGTGAACTAATCGAGACCGAAATTGGAAAAAGAGATACGAACGAAGAGGAATAACCAATCGATGAAAGAACATGAAACCATTCTGTTTCAATAGAGGTACGAGAAAGGGTTGGGGGCAATGAAGTAGGTGAAGTGGTTGGATTTTGCGAGCTGTTCCAACCACTGCTGGATGTGATTCCAAGAGCCGAACAAGAATGAATACCAGACAGAAGAGTCAAGACCAGGCTCCCTAATGGAATGTTTAACCGATCCATTCCGGATAGACCGAATTGGTACGGAAGTTCTAACATGGGAAAACCACGGAAAACACGACTTATTTGAATAACCCGGTGACCCACCAATTGTAGAAGTAGGATTTTTGTAAAGCAATAAGcacttaaataatataattcaagTGTACCATCTTCTTGATCATTTCTAGGAAAAGGTGCGGAAAGAAAAGGAAACAACGGAGGGATCCGAATCGGACCTAAATGGGAATGACAcgaaaattctttttcaaaacCTAGCATTAAGGGCGTTACGACGATATACGAGAGGAATTGAGAAAAACTCGTGATTGGTGTATAGGATAAGATCTGTTTATGATATAGTTCAAGAAAGAGCCGTCTCATTTCCTTACTTCTTTCTAATTCATTCACTTCAAGACTGGTTCTGAACGCTGCGTAACATCATCTTCAACCAACCTCCACCGTACGTACCTTTCTTTCGGTGCGACCACTAAAGAATTGCTTATACACTAAAAAGCTGCTTATATACGCTTACTAAAAGACTGATTTTCATTCATTATATTATCATTAGGCCAGCGTGAAACTAAGAAAGAGAGATATGCCTAAGGCAGCATGTAAGCAAACTGTGCACGCTAACAGAAGAGGAGAGATGCTCGCAATTACTACCACAAGAAAGCCGCCCCCTATCTTCGAAAGGGGCCCGTCACTTCGTTCGTACCTTCTTGGCTTAGGCTTTCAACTAAACAACATGGCCGCCCCGCCGCTAACAGAAGCTAAGCGCTTGAAAAGCGCGCTAAGAAACGTTGCTTCTGTCGGCCTTTCTGTGCAACAGTCCACCAGTAGCGGAAGAGAGGGTTACCGTACATACAAGAGTATCCAATTCTTACGGAAGCTCTTTCTTACCAGTCAAGTAGTACAACAGATCTATCTTACAGCCCGGCGTGGCGGGTCGCCTTTTGAATTCAGTAGATGGAAGAGACTATTAAATAGATAAGGAGTAGGTGAGTGAATGAGTCCTCACTGACCTGAGCGATTTCGATCACCTAGCAGGCCTTTTATTTGGTAGGTAAGATCGCCAAAGCGTATCATCAGATTTTGCTACAAAGGAAGGAACTCGAAGTGAAAGGGCACCGTCTTGTGCAAGACAACGATAGTTGGCCCTCTATCATCTTCTATCTGGTAGACTTGGAAAAGGGGCCCCGACTTCTTTCCAGAATTAGAGTTCGACCGCAGCTCCCCCCCTTTTTTTTTAAGGGGGGATCAAGTTCCTTGCCAACAACTATCGACTCCGATCTCTTTTCATTTGTTTTGGGTATTACCAAACCTAGCCTTTGTCAATCACACTAAAGCAGAGCACCCAATTATGGAAGAGCCTCCTTAAAGGGGGGTTAGGTTAGTCAATCCGGCCCGAGACGCGTTCGTTGACAACGTAGGAATTCCTACTTTTCAATAGAGCGGAGGCAAGTTGATCAACGAGAAAGAGGCCCTACTCACTACAAAGGAATACACCCCAAGATCGAACTGCACTCATGCCTCTACCGCATCAAGTTGACCGCCCTACCTACGTAGTGATTCTATCAATCATGTACGTAGGGGTAGGGAGGACCCTCCATTATGATTGGtatatcatgaaaaaaaaagCCATTTGCACCAGGCGCACTGGGCTTTCCCTTGCCCAGATGTTTGCCTTTCTAAGTCAAGTAATGGTGACCCGCCGAAGACTGGAGCTTCTTAACATGTTGACGAAGACCTCCTAACTGAGGGTTCGGTCAGTAGAAGGGACTACTTTTTCTCCCCGGAAGAAGAATAGCCCCGAAAACTAGCCGACTGATCCCCTTGATCATATAACTGGGAGGGAACGTGTCACATTAGAGGTCAACGATCAGAGGTGTCCTCTAATCACCACAATGAGACTGGTCCCTCTTTTAGTAGACTCAgctatgaatatgaatattcatgaaaaactgAATGCCGGGCTCTTTCTTTCACTGCTCCCCAAGAAGTTTCTTAATGCTGATACTTTCTGTTTCGTCGAGCCCCGAGCTTGGGGTCCTCCTTTTAGTGTGAGTGTGGATTCAATTGGCTGAATCTGTCAAGGAAAACGTACGTAGCATCAGGGATGGTGCATCGCCTATTTCTCGTTCTCGCTCGGGAGCCAAAACACGCCTGCTACCTACTGTACTGGGCCTTCGACAAGGCATTCTACCTTTGTAGAATCGGAACAAAGCTCGAACAGTTGAGCGGCTGGAAAGAAAGACGCCCTCACCTTCGCGTAAATGGTGTCAGTGAGAGCAATTTTAGTATCCCCcgttgactttttttttttagatagaATCTTCAATGAGTGGAAACAAGGACCCAACCTAATAAATAAAGGGGCGCGTTAGCTAGGCCGTTTTCTTGCAGGAGTGCTAACGCGCGCCCTTACGTTTTCTTCGCTTGCTCTGTAGTACGAGCCTCATACAGAACCGCGCTCCTTTAATATGATGAGAAGAAGGGGGGCCACCCTCTTTTCCGCACCAATCCTTATTTCCTACTACATCTTTTTTGGGGTGTAAAGCTCAGTTGGTAGAGCATTGGGCTTTTAACCTAATGGTCGCAGGTTCAAGTCCTGCTATACCCAAACCTGTCTTACACTCTACTATGAGTAAGGACTAATTCGTGGCTTCGAAGATGACTCTTTGGCCTTTAGACTCGCTTCCGCGACTTCGCCCTTTAAGTGACAAGGGGGTGAGGTAAGGAGTAGTAGTTGAGTGGCTCGGTCATCGATAAACCTCTCCTTATTCATTCTAGACTATAGGGCGGACCAACAATCCAGCAAAAGGGCTGAAAAGCTCCTTTAGAAAACCTTCCCCTTTTCATAATAATGAGGTAAGCATCAAAGCCCAGAAAACCCAACCTATACAAAGAGCTCTTTGTTCAGCCCCCTACTCCTAACAAGTGAGAGTTGCTGGCATCCACCATACCATACCTTGCTTCGGGGCCGATCTCTTGTATCGGAGCCaatttttgaatttctttatttgACCATCACAAATAGATTTTCTGCATGGATTGTTCCACTGTCACAACCTGATCTCGACATAATCCCTTGAGCGCTTTCTTTCGGCTTGGAGCGAATCACCTTCGTTAGCTTAGTTCGAAATCCCCTTCTATTGGTCTGAGGGTGCGCCACATGGGAGGCCCCACCGTTCGATCGGTCcacaaatcatttttttatgtaaatgtaTCGGAGCCAGCGAAGGACATGAACATCCCAAAAAACTGACTTTTTTGAAAGCGTAGAACCGCAATCAATGAAACTCACTATACTTCTTAAGTAAGACCAAGACCTTACATACGGAATATATAATATGGCAAACATGGAAAGCACAATCAGTATCAGTATGAGTGGGGGGCCGAAAAGACGAAGAAGAGTACGATGTTCTTTCTTCATCTAATTAGGGACCACCACATGACAGCAGTGCAAACGGAAAGGAATTCCATGGGGAAATCATACTAAAGGGCTACTCTTTGGCAAATTGTGATCGAATACAACCTAGGAATAAAAACCTACATAACCTATCTCCCAGACCAAGGAAGAAAGTATCGGATCTATGTAGTTCTCGACCCCTTTTGTTAAACCAGTTCCTGTACGTATGAATGAATGTTAGTAAAGTAATCTGGTGGGCTTAAATTAGAATCGGTTATTTGCTTATGTTAAATAGTTAGCCTCACAcattaaaagaaattttcaTAAGAGCTCTAACCAATCCCCTCCATATCCATCTTCATATTAGCTGATATGCACACTAGACAGGCTAAAATCAAACTCCCGGCTAGAAGTTTTAGACCATACTTTTGTTTCTCAACTTCCTCGTTAGACGAATCATCAATGCTTGTTGTTATAGCCTCTACACTGTCATAGAAGTGCTCTACTTGCGGAACATCGGGAAAAAGACCTCTCCTGAAGATGTCGACTAAATCACACCAAAAATGATCTAGGGGATAGTCACTAAACCAGAAGTTCTTTTTTAGAGCAATGGGTATAGCCAATGAATACATTAGAAAATTCAGTTTATCATGAGTTATATTTGGATTAACAAAAAACTACCTAGGAGAAGATGGATATGACGAAGAAAGTGGTAAGttgattgaatatttttttttatcacctgGTATGAAGGAAGCTAAGTATAGGCCTTGTCTGTAGGCGGAATAGAGTACGCAGTTAGGCAATAAGGCAAGCAGTAAGTACTGAAGACTCATTATTGGACAGAAGGGTCCTGGGAAGGAAGGCGAGCAAGCCGGTACAGATACCTCCGGTTTCAGAGCTGGCACGGGGAGCAGCAAGAGGAAGGCCAGTGAATAAATCATGTACTGTTCTTGAAGTCTCAGAGCTGAGCAGTAGCATCGGAGCTAGCTTGGCAAGAGATGAGCTTCATCATTATCTGAGTCGAGCGAGAGCGTCTTTCTTCTTCTCGAGTGAAGTAGCTTACTATTGTTCTGCACGCTAGCCCCTCTATGTCTTTGCTTCGTGCTAATGCCCTAAAGTTTGCCCTGAACTTTGGTTTTCTTTAGCGAGGAACCGTTTCACTCggaatcgatctagagatgccGGTGCCATTCAACTAGCTGCCGTTATTCCTTACTTAAACAGAAGCAGACGAGATACAACAATAAGATAGACCACTGAAAGTAAGTACCACCACCGCTACTCAAAAGAGTACAGCTAGCGCCTCGAACTAATCACATGCTGCTCCCTGTCTTCCTTCCCTCTTTTATTTTACTACGTCTGATTCATTTCCTGCAAACCTTCCGCCAGCAGTTGATTCAATAGCAAACGATATGCGGATCGGATAATAAACTATTGGTAGGTTACTTATTCCCACAACTGATGCAGCCGAGTCGTTACAACAGCTAAAAGCTGCTTTCGTTACCAACCCAAGGAGC
Proteins encoded in this window:
- the LOC140988900 gene encoding uncharacterized mitochondrial protein ymf1-like: MPFGRSILQKKSLLRVSGEERSPEILISFHSSGSTSNQWRKLKNPWFPGRTLFRPSCFGTGKKKRFFAQLAHSAGPTCILYLAEEASDRLEFLPSWDSMYQDLLLLYGQYRSTLVDHIDVEKASHFDELETSLFHFYLPSSYLSFVCSREEFDLFNLGIYTT